One genomic window of Acidobacteriota bacterium includes the following:
- a CDS encoding porin family protein: MSKSMFPAVLVVLLFLAPAAAPAQDTAKAEVFGGYSYLRADPSDMSLHGWNAAATVNISEWFGITGDFSGHYGSPSVRGFEIPYLDVNSHTFMVGPKVTWRAETVAPFAHFLIGASRVSTSAFGYGDSATALAAAIGGGLDVRLTPSLSLRAVQVDYLMTRHDAGPQIFFSGIDDRQDNLRISAGLVFHFGD, translated from the coding sequence ATGAGCAAATCCATGTTTCCGGCGGTTCTGGTCGTCCTCCTGTTCCTGGCCCCGGCGGCGGCCCCGGCCCAGGACACTGCCAAAGCCGAAGTCTTCGGCGGCTACTCCTACCTGCGGGCCGATCCGAGCGATATGAGCCTTCACGGCTGGAACGCCGCGGCGACGGTCAACATTTCGGAATGGTTCGGGATCACCGGGGATTTCAGCGGCCACTACGGCTCCCCCTCGGTGCGCGGCTTCGAGATCCCCTATCTCGACGTCAATTCCCACACCTTCATGGTGGGCCCGAAGGTGACCTGGCGGGCGGAGACGGTCGCCCCCTTCGCCCATTTCCTGATCGGCGCCAGCCGCGTCAGCACAAGCGCCTTCGGTTACGGGGATTCGGCCACGGCCCTGGCGGCCGCCATCGGCGGGGGCCTCGACGTCCGGCTGACCCCGTCCCTTTCGTTGCGCGCCGTCCAGGTGGACTACCTCATGACGCGCCACGACGCCGGCCCGCAGATCTTCTTCAGCGGGATCGACGACCGCCAGGACAACCTGCGGATTTCCGCCGGCCTGGTGTTTCACTTCGGCGACTGA
- a CDS encoding DoxX family protein, whose protein sequence is MERWMGKYSKLSYALLRIVAGILYACHGAQKLFGALGGQGWGGDPMMLAAGVIEFAGGVLVAAGLWTGYAAFVASGQMAAAYFIAHAGRGFWPILNGGELAALYCFLFLYISTQGSGIFALDSLIGRPRVSAKP, encoded by the coding sequence ATGGAACGCTGGATGGGCAAATATTCAAAGCTGTCGTACGCGCTCCTGCGCATCGTGGCGGGGATTCTTTACGCGTGTCATGGGGCCCAGAAGCTGTTCGGGGCGCTCGGGGGGCAGGGCTGGGGGGGCGACCCGATGATGCTGGCGGCCGGCGTCATCGAATTCGCCGGCGGGGTCCTGGTGGCGGCCGGCCTCTGGACGGGGTATGCGGCCTTTGTCGCGAGCGGCCAGATGGCGGCGGCCTATTTCATCGCCCACGCCGGCAGGGGGTTCTGGCCCATCCTCAACGGGGGGGAACTGGCGGCGCTGTACTGCTTTCTCTTCCTCTACATCTCGACGCAGGGCTCGGGGATCTTCGCCCTGGATTCCCTGATCGGGCGGCCCCGGGTCTCCGCCAAACCCTGA
- a CDS encoding EAL domain-containing protein yields MDRFSWVVEKGNEGLWDWDLPAGRIHFSPRWQALVGGEGSCGSSPEEWFGRIPPDEREAVRSAIDARLKERCGRFELEHRLLHADGSRRRVSCTGIITRDPDGRAVRVAGAHTDITASVAVDPETGLAGRSFFLDRAARSLLASQRDPAFVFAVILLAIDRPEAAEGPSETGGALVSAAARRLETRMKAGYRPSSSGRDHAIAHAGAGEFLILLEGLGGADEAQAVADRLLGEMAEPFRVGDREIFAAVSAGTAVSASGYENPEDMLRDADTALHRARSLGGGRAEFFDTAGLEAARRERALQSDLRRALGEGELRVVYQPIVDLSSSRIAGFEALLRWRHPERGEVSPAEFIPVAERTGLIGPIGLGVLREACRQVKAWRKSAPGAGGVWVSVNVSPAQLRGESFVREAADILRDEAYAGDGLVLEVTESGIMENTQAAVRILMQLRLAGVRVAIDDFGTGHSSLSRLCGLPLDFLKIDPSFVRGTESGGDMLEVVRSISGLAGRLGLGVIAEGIETPALLERVRSLGCGYGQGFLFSRPVEREAAAALLEGGTIGVEERALPAARREGAPGRRRGGGRWNIKWGLAALAALVLLGMGYLGGGPDKAPPAPVATLAVEPGAPGPGIQAQARAEAPPPAAPKEEAPPADYSFPVIHDHRFGSCGGRLRLTSDTLSYLGGKKECRFSAGRSAYTCRIEDGKIVIRTEGRTYRFHPEGDSPETHARRLGEIQRYISRLHPEASR; encoded by the coding sequence ATGGACAGATTCTCATGGGTGGTGGAGAAGGGGAACGAAGGCCTCTGGGACTGGGACCTCCCGGCCGGCCGCATCCATTTCTCCCCCCGCTGGCAGGCGCTCGTGGGAGGTGAAGGCTCCTGCGGCAGCTCGCCGGAGGAATGGTTCGGCCGCATCCCCCCGGATGAGCGCGAGGCGGTCCGGAGCGCCATCGACGCGCGGCTCAAGGAGAGATGCGGAAGGTTTGAACTGGAGCACCGCCTTCTCCATGCCGACGGATCCCGCCGCCGGGTGTCCTGCACGGGAATCATCACGCGGGACCCCGACGGCCGGGCGGTCCGGGTCGCGGGAGCCCACACGGACATCACCGCGTCGGTCGCGGTCGATCCGGAGACCGGCTTGGCCGGCCGCTCTTTTTTTCTCGACCGGGCGGCTCGTTCCCTGCTGGCTTCGCAGAGGGATCCCGCATTCGTCTTTGCCGTGATACTCCTGGCCATCGACCGGCCGGAAGCCGCAGAAGGCCCTTCGGAAACCGGCGGGGCCCTGGTGTCGGCCGCGGCGCGCCGCCTGGAGACGCGCATGAAAGCGGGGTACCGGCCTTCCTCCTCCGGCCGGGACCATGCGATCGCGCACGCGGGAGCGGGAGAGTTCCTGATCCTGCTGGAGGGCCTCGGCGGCGCGGACGAAGCACAGGCGGTGGCCGACCGCCTGCTGGGTGAGATGGCGGAGCCCTTCAGGGTGGGGGACCGGGAAATCTTCGCAGCCGTCAGCGCGGGAACCGCGGTGAGCGCCAGCGGGTACGAAAATCCGGAGGATATGCTGCGCGACGCGGACACGGCCCTTCACCGGGCCCGTTCCCTCGGCGGCGGGCGGGCCGAATTTTTCGACACCGCCGGCCTGGAGGCGGCGCGCCGGGAGCGCGCCCTCCAATCGGACCTTCGACGCGCGCTCGGGGAGGGGGAGCTCCGGGTCGTCTACCAGCCGATCGTCGACCTGTCGTCGAGCCGGATCGCCGGTTTCGAGGCCCTGCTCCGCTGGCGCCACCCGGAGCGGGGGGAGGTGTCCCCCGCCGAATTCATCCCGGTCGCCGAGCGGACGGGCCTGATCGGTCCCATCGGGCTCGGGGTGCTGCGGGAGGCTTGCCGCCAGGTGAAGGCCTGGAGGAAAAGCGCTCCGGGGGCGGGCGGAGTGTGGGTTTCGGTCAACGTGTCCCCGGCCCAGCTCAGGGGGGAGTCTTTCGTCAGGGAAGCGGCCGACATCCTGCGGGATGAGGCGTACGCCGGCGACGGCCTCGTGCTCGAGGTGACCGAAAGCGGGATCATGGAAAACACCCAGGCCGCCGTCCGGATTCTCATGCAGTTGCGCCTCGCGGGGGTGCGCGTCGCCATCGACGACTTCGGAACCGGGCATTCCTCCCTCTCCCGCCTGTGCGGGCTCCCGCTCGATTTTCTCAAGATCGATCCTTCCTTCGTCAGGGGAACCGAAAGCGGCGGGGACATGCTCGAAGTCGTGCGCAGCATCAGCGGACTGGCCGGGAGGCTGGGCCTCGGGGTCATCGCCGAGGGGATCGAGACCCCGGCGCTGCTCGAGCGGGTGCGGTCGCTCGGGTGCGGGTACGGCCAGGGTTTTCTCTTTTCGCGCCCGGTCGAAAGGGAGGCGGCCGCCGCCCTGCTCGAAGGGGGCACGATCGGCGTGGAGGAGCGCGCGCTTCCCGCCGCCCGCCGGGAAGGGGCGCCCGGGCGACGCCGGGGAGGGGGGCGATGGAACATCAAATGGGGCCTTGCGGCGCTTGCCGCCCTGGTCCTGCTCGGCATGGGGTACCTGGGGGGCGGCCCCGACAAGGCCCCACCCGCTCCGGTTGCGACCCTGGCGGTCGAGCCGGGTGCGCCCGGCCCGGGGATCCAGGCCCAGGCAAGGGCGGAAGCACCGCCGCCGGCCGCCCCAAAGGAGGAGGCCCCGCCGGCCGATTACAGCTTCCCGGTGATTCACGACCACCGCTTCGGCAGCTGCGGCGGGAGGCTCCGGCTCACCTCCGACACCCTTTCCTACCTCGGAGGGAAGAAGGAGTGCCGGTTCAGCGCCGGAAGATCGGCCTATACCTGCCGCATCGAGGACGGGAAGATCGTTATCCGGACCGAGGGCAGGACCTACCGTTTCCATCCCGAAGGGGACTCCCCGGAAACGCACGCCCGGCGGCTGGGGGAGATCCAGCGATACATCTCCCGTCTCCACCCCGAGGCCTCCCGCTGA
- a CDS encoding radical SAM protein, with protein sequence MRVLLISANREDGDMRVPALGLACVAASAAGAGHETRILDLMIEPEPRLALEDVIGNFRPDAIGVSVRNIDDQSMRRPRFLLDQAREAVARCRESSAAPVILGGAGFSILPRPILDYVGADMGIAGEGESVFPELLARIEAGKDPGTLPGLYRAQGTGTAPCAYVSNLDDLPLPDPHLLARSLAGAVDAPVPVQSRRGCPVGCSYCSTPLIEGKVVRRRSPEAVAEWMARWAAEGFRRFYFVDNTFNLPAEYAAGLCGAILDAHLDIDWRCILVPTVVSAELAGLMARAGCREVSLGFESGSAALLGGMRKPFDPGDVRLAAERLRRAGIGRMGFLLLGGPGETEETARESFDFAESLELEALKITIGVRIYPGTELARVALGEGVIASEAELLHPRFYMARGLEDRLRALAARRQARNPGWIL encoded by the coding sequence ATGCGGGTGCTGCTGATTTCGGCTAATCGCGAGGACGGGGATATGCGCGTGCCCGCCCTCGGGCTGGCTTGCGTCGCCGCCTCCGCCGCGGGTGCGGGGCATGAGACCAGGATTCTCGACCTGATGATCGAGCCGGAGCCCCGGCTCGCGCTCGAGGACGTGATCGGAAACTTTCGCCCGGACGCCATCGGCGTCAGCGTGCGCAACATCGACGACCAGAGCATGCGCCGTCCCCGCTTCCTCCTCGACCAGGCGCGCGAGGCCGTCGCCCGCTGCCGGGAGTCCTCGGCGGCCCCGGTCATTCTCGGCGGGGCCGGCTTCAGCATCCTGCCGCGGCCCATCCTCGATTACGTGGGCGCCGACATGGGGATTGCGGGGGAAGGGGAGAGCGTATTCCCCGAGCTGCTCGCGCGGATCGAGGCGGGCAAGGACCCGGGCACCCTTCCGGGGCTCTACCGGGCGCAGGGCACCGGGACCGCGCCGTGCGCCTATGTTTCGAACCTCGATGACCTGCCGCTGCCGGATCCGCACCTGCTGGCACGCTCCCTTGCCGGCGCCGTGGATGCCCCGGTTCCTGTCCAGAGCCGGCGCGGCTGCCCCGTCGGCTGCAGCTACTGTTCGACCCCCCTGATCGAGGGGAAGGTGGTGCGCCGGCGCTCCCCGGAGGCCGTGGCCGAATGGATGGCGCGCTGGGCGGCCGAGGGGTTTCGGCGCTTTTACTTCGTCGACAACACCTTCAACCTCCCTGCCGAGTACGCCGCCGGGCTCTGCGGCGCCATCCTCGATGCCCACCTCGACATCGACTGGCGCTGCATCCTCGTTCCCACGGTCGTCAGCGCGGAACTGGCCGGGCTGATGGCGCGGGCCGGATGCCGGGAGGTCAGCCTGGGGTTCGAGAGCGGGTCGGCCGCGTTGCTCGGAGGGATGCGCAAACCTTTCGATCCCGGGGATGTCCGCCTCGCGGCCGAACGGCTGAGGCGGGCCGGAATCGGCCGGATGGGCTTTTTGCTCCTGGGCGGTCCCGGCGAAACCGAGGAGACCGCCCGGGAGAGCTTCGATTTCGCCGAGTCCCTCGAACTGGAGGCCCTGAAGATCACGATCGGGGTGCGCATCTACCCCGGCACCGAGCTTGCGCGCGTCGCGCTCGGGGAGGGGGTGATAGCCTCCGAAGCCGAACTGCTCCACCCCCGCTTCTACATGGCGCGGGGACTCGAGGACCGGCTCCGCGCCCTGGCCGCCAGGCGGCAGGCGCGCAACCCCGGCTGGATCCTCTAA
- a CDS encoding SPFH domain-containing protein gives MATETNDWNAENIVRVHNGWTALVLLLGLLVADIALFVYCAGEGSRGYSHPLLTILSVLMFPVLLVLLTGLFTLQPNQARVLVLFGKYRGSVRESGFHWGNPFYSNGTGRMAEMTKQMEAAKAGGPPHKKSLGRNKISLRARTINGEKLKVNDRRGNPIEIAAVIVWRVRDTAQAVFDVDDYELYVETQSESALRHLASQYSYDHGEEDEITLRSNADEVSAALKKELEERLGRAGVSVEEARLTHLAYAPEIAQAMLRRQQAEAIIAARQKIVHGAVSMVDMALRDLAEKQVLHLDDERKAAMVSNLMVVLCGESEVHPVVNTGTLYT, from the coding sequence ATGGCCACCGAAACAAATGACTGGAATGCCGAGAACATCGTCAGGGTCCACAACGGCTGGACGGCCCTTGTCCTGCTGCTGGGCCTGCTGGTCGCGGATATCGCGCTCTTCGTCTACTGCGCCGGCGAGGGGAGCCGGGGATATTCCCATCCCCTGCTCACCATCCTGTCCGTGCTGATGTTCCCCGTCCTGCTCGTCCTCCTGACGGGGCTCTTCACCCTGCAGCCGAACCAGGCCCGCGTCCTGGTGCTGTTCGGCAAATACCGCGGGAGCGTGCGCGAAAGCGGTTTCCACTGGGGCAATCCCTTCTATTCCAACGGGACCGGCCGGATGGCGGAGATGACGAAGCAGATGGAGGCGGCGAAAGCCGGGGGCCCGCCGCACAAAAAGAGCCTCGGCCGGAACAAGATCTCCCTGCGCGCGCGGACCATCAACGGGGAGAAACTGAAGGTGAACGACCGGCGCGGCAACCCGATCGAGATCGCCGCCGTGATCGTCTGGCGCGTCCGGGACACGGCCCAGGCGGTGTTCGACGTGGACGACTACGAGCTCTACGTCGAGACCCAGAGCGAGTCCGCCCTGCGCCACCTGGCGAGCCAGTATTCCTACGACCACGGGGAGGAGGACGAGATCACGCTGCGGAGCAACGCGGACGAAGTTTCCGCGGCGCTGAAGAAGGAGCTCGAGGAGCGCCTCGGCCGCGCCGGGGTGTCGGTGGAGGAGGCCCGGCTCACCCACCTGGCCTACGCCCCCGAGATCGCCCAGGCAATGCTGCGCCGGCAGCAGGCGGAGGCCATCATCGCCGCGCGCCAGAAGATCGTGCACGGGGCCGTCAGCATGGTGGATATGGCCCTGCGGGATCTGGCCGAAAAACAGGTGCTCCACCTCGACGACGAGCGGAAGGCGGCCATGGTCAGCAACCTGATGGTCGTGCTCTGCGGTGAATCCGAGGTGCATCCCGTGGTCAACACCGGCACGCTCTACACCTGA
- a CDS encoding threonylcarbamoyl-AMP synthase, whose translation MKRIRIHPENPQARLLGPAIDSLRGGGLVVYPTDSVYGLGCDLHDKNAVEKIYRIKGNDKRKILSFICRDLKNIAEYAYVPNEAYKVMRHLLPGPYTFLLGATRQVPRILLEKRKTVGIRVPDHPVCRALLDGLGHPVISTSASLPGGSYLSDPDEIETAFGHLVDVFLDTGPGGLEPSTIIDFTGDRPVIVRQGLGKI comes from the coding sequence ATGAAAAGGATACGCATACACCCGGAAAACCCCCAGGCGCGGCTGCTCGGACCCGCCATCGACTCCCTCCGCGGCGGCGGCCTGGTCGTCTACCCGACCGATTCGGTCTACGGCCTCGGCTGCGACCTCCACGACAAGAACGCGGTCGAAAAGATCTACCGCATCAAGGGGAACGACAAGCGGAAGATCCTGAGCTTCATCTGCCGTGACCTGAAAAACATCGCCGAATACGCCTATGTCCCGAACGAGGCCTACAAGGTGATGCGCCATCTCCTGCCCGGCCCCTATACGTTCCTCCTCGGCGCCACCCGGCAGGTGCCCAGGATCCTCCTGGAAAAACGGAAGACCGTCGGCATCCGGGTTCCGGACCACCCGGTCTGCCGGGCGCTGCTCGACGGCCTGGGGCACCCGGTCATCAGCACCAGCGCGTCCCTCCCCGGCGGCTCCTACCTCTCCGATCCCGATGAAATCGAAACCGCCTTCGGCCACCTGGTCGATGTTTTCCTCGACACCGGGCCGGGCGGGCTGGAGCCTTCGACCATCATAGATTTCACGGGCGACCGGCCCGTCATCGTCCGCCAGGGGCTGGGCAAAATCTGA
- a CDS encoding cytosolic protein: MNDPASTHSPLELGDEELAGYIAGLLERIIVHYSIWFSEVRHQLGMEKALAVLEEAGPRSLKIQLARLARTLGFALKNDLPAAMVDLPRESLVALVKSVSTNWLANDGVWFQAVEGTHGMTDAKRCNDSAWAQFSPYEAWTVRKFLRLPGRPGLEGLKKALGFRLYANVNVQSIVDESPESFLFYMNDCRVQSARRRKGLPDYACKSGGIVEYGYFARGIDDRIVTECIGCPPDPHPEGWYCAWRFSLPAAK, translated from the coding sequence ATGAACGACCCCGCATCGACACACTCGCCTCTGGAGCTCGGTGACGAAGAGCTCGCCGGGTACATCGCCGGCCTGCTCGAACGCATCATCGTCCACTACTCCATCTGGTTTTCCGAGGTACGGCACCAGCTCGGCATGGAAAAGGCCCTCGCGGTCCTGGAGGAGGCCGGTCCCCGGAGCCTGAAGATCCAGCTGGCCAGGCTGGCCCGGACTCTCGGGTTCGCACTCAAGAACGACCTGCCCGCGGCCATGGTCGACCTTCCGCGCGAGTCCCTGGTGGCGCTCGTGAAGAGCGTGTCCACGAACTGGCTCGCCAACGACGGCGTCTGGTTCCAGGCGGTGGAAGGCACCCACGGCATGACCGACGCCAAGCGCTGCAACGACTCCGCCTGGGCGCAGTTCTCACCCTACGAGGCATGGACCGTCAGGAAATTCCTCCGCCTGCCCGGGCGGCCGGGACTCGAGGGGCTGAAAAAAGCCCTCGGCTTCCGGCTGTACGCGAACGTCAACGTCCAGTCGATCGTCGACGAGTCCCCCGAATCCTTCCTGTTTTATATGAACGATTGCCGGGTGCAGTCGGCCCGCCGGCGCAAGGGCCTGCCCGATTACGCCTGCAAATCGGGCGGGATCGTGGAATACGGGTATTTCGCGCGCGGCATCGACGACCGCATCGTAACCGAGTGCATCGGCTGCCCGCCGGACCCGCACCCGGAGGGATGGTATTGTGCCTGGCGCTTCAGCCTCCCGGCCGCGAAATAA
- a CDS encoding ferritin family protein: MEKTAEEVLKTAILLEHRGRAFYSTAARETRSEAVREFFTMMAEEEGRHIEFLSGQFAEFAKSGKFGPGTLETPGQDASAAAILSEKIQKEISAAGFEAAAISAAIGFENRAVEVYQQRASSAADPHERAAYQALADWERTHIHMLHRIDEDLKRQVWQDNNFWPF, from the coding sequence ATGGAAAAGACCGCCGAAGAAGTTCTGAAGACAGCCATCCTGCTCGAACACCGGGGGAGGGCGTTTTACTCCACCGCAGCCCGCGAGACCCGCAGCGAGGCGGTCCGCGAGTTTTTCACCATGATGGCCGAGGAGGAGGGCCGGCACATCGAGTTCCTCTCCGGGCAATTCGCCGAATTCGCCAAAAGCGGGAAATTCGGGCCCGGCACCCTCGAGACGCCGGGACAGGACGCCTCGGCGGCGGCGATCCTGAGCGAAAAGATTCAGAAGGAGATTTCCGCGGCGGGGTTCGAGGCCGCCGCCATTTCCGCCGCCATCGGCTTCGAGAACCGCGCCGTCGAGGTCTACCAGCAGAGAGCCTCGAGCGCCGCCGATCCTCACGAGAGGGCGGCCTACCAGGCCCTCGCCGACTGGGAGCGCACCCACATTCACATGCTGCACCGGATCGACGAGGACCTCAAGCGGCAGGTCTGGCAGGACAATAACTTCTGGCCCTTCTAG